A genomic region of Elaeis guineensis isolate ETL-2024a chromosome 9, EG11, whole genome shotgun sequence contains the following coding sequences:
- the LOC140851800 gene encoding LOW QUALITY PROTEIN: uncharacterized protein (The sequence of the model RefSeq protein was modified relative to this genomic sequence to represent the inferred CDS: inserted 1 base in 1 codon), with the protein MERYAHVFFVPLFLFLCCFSSFFVYGLAAGSFQLVQDQREIMTNLSNLFNLRCWWWDTTPGPCWDGVTDPCSWDGVTCYPAPSSVVTSLSLSGFGLSTTNSSLVARLFDLLCRLHDLKSLDLSQNSLTTIPSSFFSSNCSGLSGLESLNLSYSGLTGPVPSFSAFGALQSLDLSYNSLYGALDSGLEKLTRLKLLNLSGNFFNGEIPPRIFDYENLTLLDLSQNMLTGSIPDGIERLSKLEVLLLSSNXLTGIIPTSLATIKTLSRFAANENNFSGSIPRGITTHVSDLDLSYNSLTGEIPSDLLSPPNLEFVDLSGNLLEGPIPGNLSQSRLYRLRLGNNNLNGSIPSTIGELSNLTYLELNDNELGGEISSGLGNCKNLMLLDLSSNRLQGTLTKELGYLEQLVVLKLQDNRLSGEIPDELLKFRNLSTLDLSQNLLTGEIPPAISNLKELSFLNLQSNIFYGLIPDSISSFENLIELQLANNKLSGTVPRMPKSLRIALNLSSNHFRGLIPSYLGDLSQLETLDLSNNHFGGEIPTSLTTIQSLIELNLSDNQLSGVLPSFPSFVKVVATGDKDLIISSNSSPNTSTTSVAAVIQKFLNQGKSNRQNARRHALHSNRPFPENSIERLRRFQHWQYARNLR; encoded by the exons ATGGAGAGGTATGCTCATGTCTTCTTCGTTCCTTTATTCCTCTTCTTGTGCTGTTTCTCTTCCTTCTTTGTTTATGGTTTGGCTGCCGGTTCGTTCCAACTAGTCCAAGACCAAAGAGAGATCATGACTAATCTCTCTAATCTCTTTAATCTCCGTTGTTGGTGGTGGGATACCACCCCGGGCCCTTGTTGGGATGGGGTGACGGACCCTTGCAGTTGGGATGGGGTGACCTGCTACCCTGCGCCCTCCTCCGTTGTGACCTCTCTCTCCTTGTCCGGCTTCGGCCTCTCCACCACCAACTCCTCCTTGGTCGCCCGCTTGTTTGACCTCCTCTGCCGCCTGCACGACCTCAAGTCCCTCGACCTCTCTCAGAACTCCCTCACCACCATCCCCagctccttcttctcctccaacTGCAGCGGGCTCTCCGGATTAGAGTCCCTCAACCTCAGCTACAGTGGTTTGACCGGTCCTGTGCCTAGTTTCTCGGCTTTTGGGGCTTTGCAGTCCTTGGATTTATCTTATAATTCCTTATACGGAGCCTTAGATTCCGGGCTGGAAAAGCTCACCAGATTGAAACTTCTGAATCTTTCCGGCAATTTCTTCA ATGGCGAAATCCCCCCACGGATTTTTGATTATGAGAACCTCACGTTGCtggatctcagtcaaaatatgctAACTGGGTCTATTCCGGATGGGATCGAGAGGCTTTCCAAGTTGGAagttctcctcctttcttcca ATCTCACTGGGATAATCCCAACTAGTTTGGCAACGATCAAGACCCTGTCCCGATTCGCTGCCAACGAAAACAATTTCAGTGGCTCAATTCCTCGTGGAATTACTACTCATGTGAGTGATTTGGACCTCAGCTACAATAGTCTCACCGGGGAGATCCCATCAGACCTCCTGTCGCCGCCGAATTTAGAGTTTGTGGATCTGTCCGGTAATCTCCTTGAAGGTCCCATACCTGGGAATTTGTCGCAAAGCAGGCTCTACCGTCTGCGACTTGGCAATAACAATCTCAATGGAAGCATTCCATCAACAATTGGAGAGCTTTCGAATTTGAC ATATCTAGAGTTGAATGACAACGAATTGGGTGGAGAGATTTCATCTGGGCTGGGGAACTGTAAGAATCTGATGCTGTTGGATCTATCTTCCAATCGGTTGCAAGGGACTTTGACAAAGGAATTGGGTTACCTTGAACAACTAGTGGTCTTGAAGCTTCAAGACAACAGACTTAGTGGAGAAATACCCGATGAACTCTTGAAGTTTCGGAATTTGAGCACTCTTGATCTCAGCCAGAACTTGCTCACTGGTGAGATACCTCCAGCAATTTCCAACTTAAAGGAGCTTTCATTTCTGAATTTACAAAGCAACATATTCTATGGTTTGATACCTGACAGCATCAGTAGCTTCGAGAATCTGATAGAACTGCAGTTAGCAAACAACAAACTGAGTGGAACTGTTCCAAGAATGCCAAAGAGCTTGAGGATAGCTCTGAATCTCAGTAGCAACCACTTCAGGGGACTTATACCTTCCTATCTCGGTGATTTATCTCAGTTGGAGACTCTCGACCTCTCAAACAATCATTTTGGTGGTGAAATTCCAACTTCTCTTACTACAATTCAAAGCCTGATAGAATTGAATCTCTCTGACAATCAGCTTTCTGGAGTGCTTCCAAGTTTTCCTTCATTTGTCAAAGTCGTAGCCACTGGAGATAAGGATCTCATCATCAGCTCAAATTCAAGCCCTAACACCAGTACAACTTCAG TGGCTGCGGTTATCCAAAAGTTCTTGAATCAGGGGAAAAGTAACCGCCAAAATGCAAGGAGACATGCTTTGCACTCCAACAGACCTTTCCCTGAAAACTCCATTGAGAGATTGAGAAGGTTCCAGCACTGGCAATACGCCAGAAACCTCAGGTAA